A region of Rhodospirillales bacterium DNA encodes the following proteins:
- a CDS encoding TauD/TfdA family dioxygenase, which yields MAINVMPLTGAGGARVAGVDLAALDDAAFADVERAWYAHSFLVFGGQRLTDDDLLAFSRRLGELDPPPNQENGRMSPPGYPDVYVVSNLLDAAGRPIGALGAGEAVWHTDMSYLDLPPDASMLYALEVPPAGGNTWFCALPAAWAAMPEALKARIRGRRIKHDGTYNSGGYLRQGVTPTDDPHAAPGAWHPAVCAHPVSGVATLYLGRRRNAYVEGLAPAESDALLDEVWAFATRREFTYEHRWSVGDLVLWDNRSTLHRRDPFDAGARRLMHRTQIKGRWKPRAAA from the coding sequence ATGGCCATCAATGTCATGCCGTTGACCGGCGCCGGCGGCGCCCGCGTCGCGGGCGTCGACCTCGCGGCGCTGGACGACGCGGCCTTCGCGGACGTCGAGCGCGCCTGGTACGCGCATTCCTTCCTCGTGTTCGGCGGCCAGCGGCTGACCGACGACGACCTCCTCGCCTTCAGCCGCCGGCTGGGCGAACTCGATCCGCCGCCCAACCAGGAGAACGGGCGGATGAGCCCGCCGGGCTATCCCGACGTCTACGTCGTCTCGAACCTGCTCGACGCCGCCGGACGGCCGATCGGCGCGCTCGGCGCCGGCGAGGCCGTCTGGCACACCGACATGAGCTATCTCGACCTGCCGCCCGACGCCTCGATGCTCTACGCGCTCGAGGTCCCGCCGGCCGGCGGCAACACCTGGTTCTGCGCGCTGCCGGCGGCTTGGGCGGCGATGCCGGAGGCGCTGAAGGCGCGCATCCGCGGCCGCCGCATCAAGCACGACGGCACCTACAACTCCGGTGGCTATCTGCGCCAGGGCGTGACCCCGACCGACGATCCGCACGCCGCGCCCGGCGCCTGGCATCCCGCCGTCTGCGCGCATCCGGTCAGCGGCGTCGCCACGCTCTATCTCGGGCGTCGACGCAACGCCTACGTCGAGGGTCTCGCGCCGGCCGAGTCCGACGCGCTGCTCGACGAGGTGTGGGCGTTCGCGACCCGACGGGAGTTCACCTACGAGCACCGCTGGTCGGTCGGCGACCTGGTGTTGTGGGACAACCGCAGCACGCTGCACCGCCGCGACCCGTTCGACGCTGGCGCGCGGCGGCTGATGCACCGCACGCAGATCAAGGGCAGGTGGAAGCCGCGCGCGGCCGCCTGA
- a CDS encoding argininosuccinate synthase, giving the protein MSAPVQYAGPHKRGDIKKVVLAYSGGLDTSVILKWLQTAYGCEVVTFTADLGQGEELGPARDKALLLGIKPENIHIDDLREEFTRDFVFPMFRANALYEGQYLLGTSIARPLIAKRQIDIARACGADAVCHGATGKGNDQVRFELTYYALQPDIKVIAPWREWELSSRTKLLEFAEAHQIPIAKDKRGEAPFSVDANLLHSSSEGKILEDPWEEAAEIVYQRTISPEAAPDKATYITIDFERGDAVAIDGVAMSPATLLTRLNELGKANGIGRLDLVENRFVGMKSRGIYETPGGTILHAAHRGIESITLDRGAAHLKDDLMPRYAELVYYGFWYSPEREMLQALIDRSQDNVTGTVRLKLYKGNTTVVGRKSPHSLYSMQHVTFEDDQGAYNQRDAEGFIKLNALRLRLRGIGQGGPKV; this is encoded by the coding sequence ATGTCCGCGCCCGTCCAGTACGCCGGTCCCCACAAGCGGGGCGACATCAAGAAGGTCGTGCTCGCCTATTCCGGCGGCCTCGACACCTCCGTCATCCTGAAGTGGCTGCAGACGGCCTACGGCTGCGAGGTCGTGACCTTCACCGCCGATCTCGGACAGGGAGAGGAACTCGGGCCGGCGCGCGACAAGGCGCTGCTTCTTGGCATCAAGCCCGAGAACATCCACATCGACGACCTGCGCGAGGAGTTCACGCGCGACTTCGTGTTCCCGATGTTCCGCGCCAACGCGCTTTACGAGGGCCAGTACCTGCTGGGAACGTCGATCGCGCGGCCGTTGATCGCCAAGCGCCAGATCGACATCGCGCGCGCCTGTGGCGCCGACGCCGTCTGCCACGGCGCCACCGGCAAGGGCAACGACCAGGTGCGCTTCGAGCTGACCTACTACGCGCTGCAGCCGGACATCAAGGTGATCGCGCCGTGGCGCGAATGGGAGCTTTCGTCGCGGACGAAGCTGCTGGAGTTCGCGGAGGCGCACCAGATCCCGATCGCCAAGGACAAGCGCGGCGAGGCGCCGTTCTCGGTCGACGCAAATCTCCTGCACTCGTCGTCCGAGGGAAAGATCCTCGAAGACCCCTGGGAGGAGGCGGCGGAGATCGTCTATCAGCGCACGATCTCGCCCGAGGCCGCGCCCGACAAGGCGACCTACATCACCATCGATTTCGAGCGCGGCGACGCGGTGGCGATCGACGGCGTGGCGATGTCGCCGGCGACGCTGCTGACGCGGCTCAACGAGCTCGGCAAGGCCAACGGCATCGGCCGCCTCGACCTCGTCGAGAACCGGTTCGTCGGCATGAAGAGCCGCGGCATCTACGAGACGCCGGGCGGCACCATCCTGCACGCCGCCCACCGCGGCATCGAGTCGATCACGCTCGACCGCGGCGCGGCGCACCTCAAGGACGACCTGATGCCGCGCTACGCCGAGCTGGTGTACTATGGCTTCTGGTACAGCCCGGAGCGCGAGATGCTGCAGGCGCTGATCGACCGCAGCCAGGACAACGTCACCGGCACGGTCCGCCTCAAGCTCTACAAGGGCAACACCACGGTGGTCGGCCGCAAGTCGCCGCACTCGCTGTACTCGATGCAGCACGTGACCTTCGAGGACGACCAGGGCGCCTACAACCAGCGCGACGCGGAGGGCTTCATCAAGCTCAACGCGCTGCGTCTGCGGCTGCGCGGAATCGGCCAGGGCGGACCGAAGGTCTGA
- a CDS encoding DedA family protein, producing MIDWAAYAGLFGASLLAATIVPFSSEVVLAGALAARPADATAFLAVATAGNTLGAIVNYALGRWLLRFRDRRWFPVDAATLDAAAARFRRFGTWSLLLSWVPVVGDPLTVAAGIARVPPAVFIALVLVGKAARYAVVAAGILALAP from the coding sequence TTGATCGACTGGGCGGCGTATGCGGGCCTGTTCGGCGCCAGCCTGCTGGCGGCGACGATCGTGCCGTTCTCCTCGGAGGTCGTGCTCGCCGGGGCGCTGGCCGCCCGTCCCGCAGACGCCACCGCGTTTCTCGCGGTCGCGACCGCCGGCAACACGCTCGGCGCGATCGTCAACTACGCCCTGGGGCGCTGGCTGCTGCGGTTCCGCGACCGCCGCTGGTTTCCGGTCGACGCCGCGACGCTCGACGCGGCGGCGGCGCGGTTCCGGCGCTTCGGCACCTGGTCGCTGCTGTTGTCATGGGTGCCGGTGGTCGGCGATCCGCTGACGGTGGCCGCCGGTATCGCCCGCGTGCCGCCGGCCGTCTTCATCGCGCTCGTGCTCGTCGGCAAGGCCGCGCGCTACGCGGTGGTCGCGGCCGGAATCCTCGCGCTCGCGCCGTGA
- a CDS encoding rhomboid family intramembrane serine protease: protein MSLNQHDGPPAGDDRAINLPPWTLRLIVLLLAIHAGRLLLPVVDDDWLIATFSIVPARYLGDMPADFLDLAAGPLGHMFLHADWMHVGMNVATLAAFGAPVERFLGGPRYLGFYVVTGLIGAALHVAVTPASQVPMIGASGAISGLFGGLLLIMYVSGRMRSIVPFTLVWLAMQVGLGYYATTPGGDGIAWAAHIGGFAAGMALIRPFAGWRW from the coding sequence GTGTCGTTGAACCAGCATGACGGCCCGCCCGCCGGCGACGACCGCGCCATCAACCTGCCGCCGTGGACTCTGCGGTTGATCGTCCTGCTGCTGGCGATCCACGCCGGCCGGCTGCTCCTGCCGGTCGTCGACGACGACTGGCTGATCGCGACCTTCTCGATCGTGCCGGCGCGCTACCTCGGCGACATGCCGGCGGACTTCCTCGATCTCGCGGCCGGGCCGCTCGGACACATGTTCCTGCACGCCGACTGGATGCATGTCGGCATGAACGTGGCGACCCTGGCGGCGTTCGGGGCGCCGGTCGAGCGCTTCCTCGGCGGGCCGCGCTACCTCGGCTTCTACGTCGTCACCGGACTCATCGGCGCGGCCCTGCACGTCGCGGTCACGCCGGCGTCGCAGGTGCCGATGATCGGCGCGTCGGGGGCGATCAGCGGATTGTTCGGCGGGTTGCTGCTGATCATGTACGTGTCGGGCCGCATGCGCTCGATCGTGCCGTTCACGCTGGTCTGGCTGGCGATGCAGGTCGGGCTGGGATACTACGCGACGACGCCCGGTGGCGACGGCATCGCATGGGCGGCGCATATCGGCGGCTTCGCCGCGGGGATGGCGCTGATCCGTCCGTTCGCGGGCTGGCGCTGGTAG
- a CDS encoding dienelactone hydrolase family protein: MRRTSTLGRRFALTGFGALAAPSLALGQSAPAPVAKPPERVSVTLAGNRVLHGRLHLPAKVPAPAILLVHDAFGATDDLDRLAASLASDGLAAVVVDLLGGRTADSDEAAAELARAIDPAMAVDGVTLWFDWARSRKFCDQRLGSVGFGHGAEIAMLASDGASVTATAIFYGRVDAPAERLHRVDGRIIGHFGDRDGWATTSMRIDLEIRLRRVQRDFKFFRYPAAGAFANPRSKHFERTFMDLAWIRTVATFKEAYGLP, from the coding sequence ATGCGACGCACGTCCACGCTCGGCCGCCGCTTCGCGCTCACCGGATTCGGAGCGCTCGCGGCGCCGTCACTCGCGCTCGGCCAATCCGCGCCGGCGCCGGTGGCGAAGCCGCCGGAGCGCGTGTCGGTGACGCTGGCCGGAAACCGCGTGCTGCACGGCCGCCTGCATCTACCGGCGAAGGTGCCGGCGCCGGCGATCCTGCTGGTGCACGACGCTTTCGGCGCCACCGACGACCTCGACCGGCTCGCCGCGTCGTTGGCGTCCGACGGGCTCGCGGCGGTCGTTGTCGACCTTCTCGGCGGCAGGACCGCCGACAGCGACGAGGCGGCCGCCGAGCTGGCGCGCGCCATCGACCCGGCGATGGCGGTCGACGGCGTGACCCTCTGGTTCGACTGGGCGCGCTCGCGAAAGTTCTGCGACCAGCGGCTGGGCAGCGTCGGCTTCGGCCACGGCGCGGAGATCGCGATGCTGGCGAGCGATGGCGCCAGCGTGACCGCCACCGCGATCTTCTACGGCCGCGTCGACGCGCCGGCGGAACGGCTGCACCGCGTCGACGGCAGGATCATCGGCCATTTCGGCGACCGCGACGGCTGGGCGACGACGTCGATGCGCATCGACCTCGAGATCCGGTTGAGGCGCGTCCAGCGCGACTTCAAGTTCTTCCGCTATCCAGCCGCCGGCGCGTTCGCGAACCCGCGCTCGAAGCATTTCGAGCGCACCTTCATGGATCTCGCCTGGATCCGCACGGTCGCGACGTTCAAGGAGGCCTACGGCCTCCCCTGA
- a CDS encoding class I SAM-dependent methyltransferase, translated as MPTAFDRAAYAATQTARVGWYMAHYVAGLRRLKPLPKPGFAVGAMPKRPALMAEMRALFAREWRDVEAGLFPPPPILDADPAALIGRTRSYFRDLPKVDARRHARINDEPFADAAHDHLPRYYRQNFHFQSGGWLTDESARLYDTQVETLFTGAADVMRRRALNPLASWLARRDQRRVRLLDVATGTGRLPGFIHAAFPGIRVAGLDLSRPYLDYARRTRGASARLKWIEGAAEALPFADGALDIVTSSFLFHELPRKVRTRVAAEMARVLTPGGRLIVVDSIVERDRPDWKGLLDLFPHHFHEPYFADWAASDPDAPFTAAGLVPAATEIAFLSRVMVFDKPAAA; from the coding sequence ATGCCGACCGCCTTCGACCGCGCCGCCTACGCCGCCACGCAGACCGCGCGCGTCGGCTGGTACATGGCCCACTACGTCGCCGGCCTGCGCCGCCTCAAGCCGCTGCCGAAGCCCGGATTCGCGGTCGGCGCCATGCCGAAGCGGCCGGCGCTGATGGCCGAGATGCGGGCGCTGTTCGCGCGCGAGTGGCGCGACGTGGAGGCCGGCCTGTTCCCGCCGCCGCCGATCCTCGACGCCGATCCGGCGGCGCTGATCGGCAGGACCCGGTCGTATTTCCGCGACCTCCCGAAGGTCGACGCCCGCCGCCACGCGCGGATCAACGACGAGCCGTTTGCCGACGCCGCCCACGACCATCTGCCGCGCTACTACAGGCAGAACTTCCATTTCCAGTCCGGCGGCTGGCTGACCGACGAGTCGGCCCGGCTCTACGACACCCAGGTCGAGACGTTGTTCACCGGCGCGGCCGACGTCATGCGCCGGCGCGCGCTCAACCCGCTCGCGTCGTGGCTGGCGCGCCGCGACCAGCGCCGCGTCCGGCTGCTCGACGTGGCGACCGGCACCGGCCGCCTGCCCGGCTTCATCCACGCCGCGTTCCCCGGAATCCGCGTCGCCGGGCTCGATCTCAGCCGGCCCTATCTCGACTATGCCCGGCGCACGCGGGGCGCGTCGGCGCGGCTGAAATGGATCGAGGGCGCCGCCGAGGCCCTGCCCTTCGCCGACGGCGCGCTCGACATCGTCACCTCCTCGTTCCTGTTCCACGAACTGCCGCGCAAGGTGCGGACGCGCGTCGCCGCCGAGATGGCGCGCGTTCTCACGCCCGGCGGCCGGCTGATCGTGGTCGACTCGATCGTCGAGCGCGACCGGCCGGACTGGAAGGGCCTGCTCGACCTCTTCCCCCATCACTTCCACGAGCCCTATTTCGCGGACTGGGCGGCGTCCGATCCCGACGCGCCGTTCACCGCCGCCGGCCTGGTTCCGGCCGCGACCGAGATCGCGTTCCTCTCGCGCGTGATGGTTTTCGACAAGCCGGCCGCCGCTTGA
- a CDS encoding FAD-dependent oxidoreductase — translation MHVIVVGAGISGLSTAWALAKGGHRVTLIERDAIPNPLGASGDQHRIIRRAYTMAGYTRRMTEGFAAWDELWADLGREHVARVGFMGISLEEGDRADEYREGLARDGFPFTLYPRDEAIRRYPFLNPERVRNAFVSPEGGVLLCLPIAAGMLAWLRGKGVEVRDHAVVERVDTAAARVTLAGGATLTADAVVVTAGAWATALLPEMARPLASRRTYVVYLDPPADLREAWSRAPSIPGIGADVEGYVLPPVAGTDLKFGAGRTRLPWTPGEPVDLAADAGAELRDVFGPAFARIGDYAVKGVRACVYTFTEDDRFYAARSGATWLVSACSGHGYKFGAAVGRRVAAAVAGGDEASLVEWLAARD, via the coding sequence ATGCACGTCATCGTCGTCGGCGCCGGCATCTCCGGCCTCTCGACCGCCTGGGCCTTGGCCAAGGGCGGCCACCGCGTCACGCTGATCGAGCGCGACGCGATCCCCAATCCGCTGGGCGCGTCCGGCGACCAGCACCGGATCATCCGCCGCGCCTACACCATGGCCGGCTACACGCGGCGCATGACCGAGGGCTTCGCGGCGTGGGATGAGCTGTGGGCCGATCTCGGGCGCGAGCACGTCGCCCGCGTCGGATTCATGGGGATATCGCTGGAGGAGGGCGACCGCGCGGACGAGTACCGCGAGGGCCTGGCGCGCGACGGCTTCCCGTTCACGCTGTACCCGCGCGACGAGGCCATCCGCCGCTATCCGTTCCTCAATCCGGAACGCGTCCGCAACGCGTTCGTCTCGCCCGAGGGCGGCGTGCTGCTGTGCCTGCCGATCGCCGCCGGCATGCTGGCGTGGCTGCGCGGGAAAGGCGTCGAGGTGCGCGACCACGCGGTCGTCGAACGGGTCGACACGGCGGCGGCGCGCGTCACGCTGGCGGGCGGCGCGACCCTCACGGCCGACGCCGTCGTGGTGACCGCCGGCGCCTGGGCGACGGCGTTGCTGCCGGAGATGGCGCGGCCGCTCGCCAGCCGCCGCACCTACGTCGTCTACCTCGATCCGCCGGCCGATCTGCGCGAGGCGTGGAGCCGGGCGCCGTCGATCCCCGGCATCGGCGCGGATGTCGAGGGCTACGTGCTGCCGCCGGTCGCCGGAACCGACTTGAAGTTCGGTGCCGGCCGCACCCGCCTGCCGTGGACGCCGGGCGAGCCGGTCGACCTCGCCGCCGACGCCGGGGCGGAGCTGCGGGATGTCTTCGGGCCGGCCTTCGCGCGCATCGGCGACTACGCCGTCAAAGGCGTGCGCGCCTGCGTCTACACTTTCACCGAGGACGACCGGTTCTACGCCGCGCGGTCGGGCGCGACGTGGCTGGTGTCGGCCTGTTCGGGCCATGGGTACAAGTTCGGCGCCGCCGTCGGCCGGCGGGTCGCGGCCGCCGTCGCCGGGGGTGACGAGGCGTCGCTGGTGGAATGGCTGGCCGCGCGGGATTGA
- a CDS encoding carbon-nitrogen hydrolase family protein, with translation MSTKFTVGLIQVNATNELAPNIAFIEEQTRRARDAGADFVMTPENSTLIGANRADTLAKAAPEESHPGLASARAVSRECGVWFLVGSIHVRIEAERNANRSYLIDPSGAVVASYDKIHMFDVQLAGGESYRESSTFRPGERAVVADTPWGRLGMTICYDLRFPYLYRDLAHAGATMLSIPSSFTVPTGRAHWHALMRARAIETGCYVFAPAQVGSHAGNRKTYGHSVVVAPWGEVLADAGGDAPGFVTAEIDMAKVAEARAAVPSLTHDRVYAKPAPPATARAAE, from the coding sequence ATGTCCACGAAGTTCACGGTCGGCCTGATCCAGGTGAACGCCACCAACGAGCTGGCGCCGAACATCGCCTTCATCGAGGAGCAGACGCGGCGCGCGCGCGACGCCGGCGCGGATTTCGTGATGACGCCGGAGAACTCGACGCTGATCGGCGCCAACCGGGCCGACACGCTGGCCAAGGCCGCGCCCGAGGAATCGCATCCCGGCCTGGCGTCGGCGCGGGCGGTCTCGCGCGAGTGCGGCGTGTGGTTCCTGGTCGGTTCGATCCACGTCAGGATCGAGGCCGAGCGCAACGCCAACCGGTCCTATCTGATCGATCCGTCCGGCGCCGTCGTCGCCAGCTACGACAAGATCCACATGTTCGACGTGCAGCTCGCGGGCGGCGAGTCCTACCGCGAATCGTCGACGTTCCGTCCGGGCGAGCGCGCCGTCGTCGCCGACACGCCGTGGGGCCGGCTCGGCATGACGATCTGCTACGATCTGCGCTTTCCCTACCTCTACCGCGACCTCGCGCACGCCGGCGCGACGATGCTGTCGATCCCCTCGTCGTTCACGGTGCCCACCGGGCGGGCGCACTGGCACGCGCTGATGCGCGCGCGCGCCATCGAGACCGGCTGCTACGTGTTCGCGCCGGCCCAGGTCGGCAGCCACGCCGGCAACCGCAAGACCTACGGCCATTCGGTCGTCGTCGCGCCGTGGGGCGAGGTGCTGGCCGACGCCGGCGGCGACGCGCCGGGCTTCGTGACGGCGGAGATCGACATGGCCAAAGTCGCCGAGGCGCGCGCCGCCGTACCGTCGCTGACGCACGACCGCGTCTACGCCAAGCCGGCGCCGCCGGCGACCGCCCGCGCCGCCGAGTAG
- the grxC gene encoding glutaredoxin 3, producing the protein MAKIEIFTSPFCGYCARAKALLDDKGAVYDERDVMMDDKNRAEMRQRTNRTSVPQIFIDGKHVGGSDDLHALDAAGKLDPMLAGAA; encoded by the coding sequence ATGGCCAAGATCGAGATCTTCACCTCGCCGTTCTGCGGCTACTGCGCGCGCGCCAAGGCGCTGCTCGACGACAAGGGCGCCGTCTACGACGAGCGCGACGTGATGATGGACGACAAGAACCGGGCGGAGATGCGCCAGCGCACCAACCGGACGTCGGTGCCGCAGATATTCATCGACGGCAAGCACGTCGGCGGCAGCGACGATCTGCACGCTCTCGACGCCGCCGGCAAGCTCGATCCGATGCTGGCGGGCGCGGCCTGA